A window of the Deltaproteobacteria bacterium genome harbors these coding sequences:
- the ilvD gene encoding dihydroxy-acid dehydratase, protein MIHKKEWKTKKYYHGPSGAHRRAVYKAMGYTTDDLSRPLIAIVNTWGEVCPGHYNLDHLTRTVRDGIWKAGGTPLEFAAISQCPTASLGEPMMRYDLPTRDLLAFDIEAIIEQQIFDGMVILVSCDKVVPGALLAAARLDLPCLILPGGCMEVGSCEGEQVSLSDLDEVIFGALPMGKADLKKIELLEDAVCPSPGACPIMGTANTMQCLAEAVGLTLPLAATARAVSAERLRLGKTSGEAIVRMVRRGETARSILGAKNLENMLRVCMALGGSTNGILHILALARELGLEGEMNIEKVDRFSRTTPCISDIRPVGKYFLPDLHEDGGVPAIMAELQPFLNLKAKGADGRSVADWVKLGRESLKRGRRTVRALDDPLLAHGGIAVLKGNLAPISSLARMLNNTIPSHRGPARCFNSQEEAVAALKKGKVKGGEVMVVRYAGPRGAPGMPDIYALLATVVGMGLEGKLAVVTDGRFSGFARGLGVCQVSPEAAIGGPLALVKNGDIISINLPDRSLNAEVSGAEWKKRRTAWQPPKMKNAPGILGLFAVNAEQAHQGARLVAHPAPWKKI, encoded by the coding sequence ATGATCCACAAAAAAGAATGGAAAACAAAAAAGTATTACCATGGTCCTTCCGGAGCACATCGCCGGGCTGTGTACAAAGCTATGGGGTACACGACGGATGATTTGAGCCGCCCTTTGATCGCTATCGTGAATACCTGGGGGGAAGTTTGTCCCGGCCATTACAATCTGGATCATTTAACCCGCACGGTACGCGATGGCATCTGGAAGGCCGGGGGAACTCCCCTGGAATTTGCGGCCATCTCTCAGTGCCCGACAGCCAGCCTGGGAGAGCCGATGATGCGCTACGACCTGCCAACGCGGGACCTCCTGGCCTTTGACATCGAAGCCATCATCGAGCAGCAGATCTTTGACGGAATGGTCATCCTGGTTTCCTGTGATAAAGTCGTACCCGGAGCGCTGCTGGCTGCTGCCCGCTTGGACCTCCCTTGCCTTATCCTGCCAGGTGGATGTATGGAGGTCGGTTCTTGTGAAGGCGAGCAGGTTTCCCTCTCCGACCTGGATGAGGTTATTTTCGGCGCCCTTCCTATGGGGAAGGCAGACCTGAAAAAAATTGAACTTTTGGAGGATGCGGTCTGTCCTTCACCAGGCGCCTGTCCCATCATGGGGACGGCCAATACCATGCAGTGCCTGGCTGAAGCCGTTGGCTTGACTCTTCCATTGGCCGCCACGGCCCGGGCAGTATCTGCCGAAAGATTACGTCTGGGGAAAACTTCAGGAGAAGCCATTGTCAGAATGGTTAGGCGCGGGGAAACAGCGCGTTCCATCCTCGGCGCCAAAAATTTGGAGAACATGCTCCGGGTCTGCATGGCTCTCGGAGGATCGACCAACGGAATCTTGCACATTCTGGCTCTGGCCCGGGAACTCGGCCTGGAGGGGGAAATGAATATAGAGAAGGTAGACCGCTTCAGCCGCACTACCCCTTGTATCTCCGATATCCGGCCGGTGGGGAAGTATTTCCTTCCCGACCTTCATGAGGACGGCGGAGTCCCGGCGATCATGGCTGAGTTGCAGCCATTTTTAAATTTGAAAGCCAAAGGCGCAGACGGACGCTCAGTAGCCGACTGGGTCAAATTGGGAAGGGAGAGCCTGAAGCGGGGCAGGCGGACAGTCCGTGCTCTGGATGATCCCTTGCTTGCTCACGGTGGGATTGCCGTGCTCAAAGGGAATCTGGCTCCTATCAGCTCTTTAGCGCGCATGCTTAATAACACCATTCCATCTCATCGCGGGCCGGCGCGGTGCTTTAATTCTCAGGAAGAAGCTGTGGCCGCTTTGAAAAAGGGAAAGGTCAAGGGGGGAGAAGTGATGGTGGTTCGCTACGCCGGTCCACGGGGAGCTCCAGGTATGCCAGATATTTATGCTCTTTTAGCCACGGTGGTAGGGATGGGCCTTGAAGGCAAGCTGGCCGTGGTAACCGATGGGCGATTCTCCGGGTTCGCCCGGGGGTTGGGTGTATGTCAAGTCTCGCCAGAAGCCGCCATAGGCGGCCCATTGGCTTTGGTAAAAAATGGGGATATAATCTCCATCAACCTTCCCGACCGGTCCTTGAATGCGGAAGTGTCCGGTGCCGAATGGAAAAAGCGCCGGACCGCATGGCAGCCTCCAAAGATGAAGAACGCGCCGGGCATCCTCGGCCTGTTTGCGGTCAACGCCGAGCAAGCCCACCAGGGGGCCCGGCTGGTGGCTCATCCGGCGCCGTGGAAAAAAATATAG